The nucleotide sequence ACGAACCGTCGTCCATAATGGCTTCATTGACCACATCCCAGCTTTTAATCCTGCCTTTATAGCGTTTCATAACCGTGGTGATGTACTTCTTCATGCGTTCTATCAGCACTTTGCGGGAAACATCTTTTCCATTCTTATCCACAAAGAACCACTTTGGTGCCTGCGAATGCCAAATGAGCACGTGCCCGTGAATAGACATGTTGAGCTTCTCCCCGAATGCTATGAAACGATCGGCCTGAGTGAAGTCAAACTTGCCCTCTTCAGGCTGTACCACCTCGCTTTTCATGCAGTTCTCGGCTGTGATGGAATTAAAATGTTGTATCAGAATTTTATCCGAAAGAGAATCTTTACCCGTCACCTGATCATCGTTGATTGCTGCTCCGATCAGGAATTTTCCCTTAAGAGCATCTTTAACTGTTTGTTGGGCAATGCATTTTCCCGGAGTAAATATGATTGTCAGTAGTGCAACCGCCGCAACCAGAGATCGTTTGATTTGCATTTATAATGAGATAAATTATTTTCGTGATTTAATCAATTGTAACGGGTTCAGTCTCCAGTACGGGTTCTGATATCTCTTTATTTTCGCTACTTCTGCGAGCTTTCAGCTCTGCTTCAATCTTCACTTCCATTTTTTTGTCAATCACATAGAAAAAGAGTAACCCTGCTCCAATCAGGAATGGAATGGAAGGAAAAACACTGACAAGCATTTTGGCTCCCTGGGCAACCGACTCCGGTTGTATAATCTCTGCACCGGTTGCAGCCTGTTTGGGAATGTAACCATACAGGCTTAAAATCCACGCCACTAACGCTCCACCAATGGAGAGTCCGGCTTTCAACCCCACCATCATAGCTGAAAAGATGATCGCAGTCGCACGGCGATTAGTCCGCCACTCTGAGTAGTCCGCCACATCGGCAATCATAGCCCAGAGAATCGGAATAGTAACCCCATAGGTAAGCCCATGGAGCATTTGAGATGCGAACATCAGAAAAACGCTCTTCGGAGAGAAAAAGATAAAGTCAAATACGAAGAATGTGGCTACCAGTAAGCCGGTTATATAAACATCGCGTTTGCCATATTTATCTGCAAATCTTTTGGAGAAAGAGATACCAATCATCATGCAAATGATTCCTCCGCCATTGAACAATCCGAATCCTGCTGAAACAGGATCAGTGCCAAAAAAGTTAAGTCCGACACCAGACAGAACTGCAACGACCGGACTGATAAAATCGGTCAGAGCCGCTTTATCCACATAGTTATTGAAATAATAGACGTAAGCCCCGCCTTTCATGGCCAGCGTGATAAACACCAGAATAGTCAGCGTTAGCATAATCAGCCACGGACGGTTACGCGAAAGGTCTGTCAAATCGTCTTTCAGGGATGACTTCTGCTCCGGACTCGGCACTATTCGTTCGCGGGTAGAGAAGAAAGTGATCAACAACATGATCGAACCAATGATGGCCAACCATGACATCACGACCTCAATACCAACGGCTTTGTCGCCCTTACCTGCAAACTGGATAATAGGCAACATGAATACCTGTACGAAAAACTGTGCAAACATAACTGCCACAAAACGGTATGCCGAGATGCTGTTGCGTTGCCCCATATCTCCGGTCAATACCCCACTCAGTGCAGAGTATGGTAGGTTGCTCGATGCGTATAACAACAACAGGAAGGTATAAGTAACGGCCGCATAGATCAATTTACCTTTATAGGAAAAATGCGGTGTGGAAAATGCAAGAAATGCAACCACTCCTAAAGGGACAGCCGTGTAGAGTATCCAGGGTCTGAATTTCCCCCATTTTGAATTGGTTCGGTCGGCCAACACGCCGATAACCGGATTAAATGCAAAGGCAGCCACCAATCCCACTGAGAGCATGACTATCGAGGCATCGGTGTTCTTTAACCCATAAATATCGGTATAAAAATAAGCTAAATAGGTGATCAGAGTCTGGAAAACAAGGTTGGCCGCCAAATCGCCAAGACTGTAACCTACCTTCTCAAAAACTGAGACTTTTTGTGTTGACAAATCCATATAATCGGGTGTTAGTAGAATTTTACTTTTTGTTCTGGAAAACAAACTGTTTATCCTTGAAATACGGCATGACATTGGCCATGCAACAATGAAAGGTCATTGTTTGTAGATAATGTGTGTCGTGAAAAAATTAAGTTCAGAAATGATGTAAGAAATATTTTATCCCTATTGAATCCTGAGATTGTGGCATTTTGCCAATTTGAAAAAAGATAGAATTATAACCCTGACAGGCGATTGGGCCTGT is from Parabacteroides sp. FAFU027 and encodes:
- a CDS encoding MFS transporter, yielding MDLSTQKVSVFEKVGYSLGDLAANLVFQTLITYLAYFYTDIYGLKNTDASIVMLSVGLVAAFAFNPVIGVLADRTNSKWGKFRPWILYTAVPLGVVAFLAFSTPHFSYKGKLIYAAVTYTFLLLLYASSNLPYSALSGVLTGDMGQRNSISAYRFVAVMFAQFFVQVFMLPIIQFAGKGDKAVGIEVVMSWLAIIGSIMLLITFFSTRERIVPSPEQKSSLKDDLTDLSRNRPWLIMLTLTILVFITLAMKGGAYVYYFNNYVDKAALTDFISPVVAVLSGVGLNFFGTDPVSAGFGLFNGGGIICMMIGISFSKRFADKYGKRDVYITGLLVATFFVFDFIFFSPKSVFLMFASQMLHGLTYGVTIPILWAMIADVADYSEWRTNRRATAIIFSAMMVGLKAGLSIGGALVAWILSLYGYIPKQAATGAEIIQPESVAQGAKMLVSVFPSIPFLIGAGLLFFYVIDKKMEVKIEAELKARRSSENKEISEPVLETEPVTID